A region from the Dendropsophus ebraccatus isolate aDenEbr1 chromosome 1, aDenEbr1.pat, whole genome shotgun sequence genome encodes:
- the C1H15orf61 gene encoding uncharacterized protein C15orf61 homolog isoform X2: MLLVKKAHEVLLRIILFPAVSFRHPRPDASEVLTQHLLQRGLPHWTSFCVKYSTVNNDQFGLSNFNWDVNGTNYHILRTGCFPFIKYHCSRAAPQDLHLHNHFFTTLKAINLGIPTLMYGLGSWLFARVTETVPTSCGPVTIYFLIKEDEGAMF; the protein is encoded by the exons ATGTTATTGGTGAAAAAAGCCCATGAGGTATTGCTGCGCATCATACTCTTCCCTGCTGTATCCTTCAGACATCCTCGTCCAGACGCCTCGGAGGTCCTGACCCAGCACCTTCTGCAGCGGGGCCTGCCGCACTGGACCTCCTTCTGTGTCAAGTACAGCACTGTTAATAATGACCAGTTTGGTTTATCAAACTTCAACTGGGATGTGAATGGCACAAATTACCATATCCTGCGAACGGGCTGCTTCCCATTCATTAAGTATCACTGTTCCCGTGCTGCCCCCCAGGACCTACATCTTCACAACCACTTCTTTACCACACTAAAAGCCATAAATCTAG GGATCCCCACTCTTATGTATGGCCTTGGATCCTGGCTGTTTGCCCGAGTTACCGAGACTGTTCCTACCAGCTGTGGACCGGTGACCATCTACTTCCTGATCAAGGAGGATGAAGGAGCCATGTTCTGA
- the C1H15orf61 gene encoding uncharacterized protein C15orf61 homolog isoform X1 yields MANGFPSDMLLVKKAHEVLLRIILFPAVSFRHPRPDASEVLTQHLLQRGLPHWTSFCVKYSTVNNDQFGLSNFNWDVNGTNYHILRTGCFPFIKYHCSRAAPQDLHLHNHFFTTLKAINLGIPTLMYGLGSWLFARVTETVPTSCGPVTIYFLIKEDEGAMF; encoded by the exons ATGGCAAATGGCTTTCCCTCTG ACATGTTATTGGTGAAAAAAGCCCATGAGGTATTGCTGCGCATCATACTCTTCCCTGCTGTATCCTTCAGACATCCTCGTCCAGACGCCTCGGAGGTCCTGACCCAGCACCTTCTGCAGCGGGGCCTGCCGCACTGGACCTCCTTCTGTGTCAAGTACAGCACTGTTAATAATGACCAGTTTGGTTTATCAAACTTCAACTGGGATGTGAATGGCACAAATTACCATATCCTGCGAACGGGCTGCTTCCCATTCATTAAGTATCACTGTTCCCGTGCTGCCCCCCAGGACCTACATCTTCACAACCACTTCTTTACCACACTAAAAGCCATAAATCTAG GGATCCCCACTCTTATGTATGGCCTTGGATCCTGGCTGTTTGCCCGAGTTACCGAGACTGTTCCTACCAGCTGTGGACCGGTGACCATCTACTTCCTGATCAAGGAGGATGAAGGAGCCATGTTCTGA